In Janibacter sp. CX7, a single genomic region encodes these proteins:
- a CDS encoding glycine--tRNA ligase, protein MAKQTSTVDTVVNLCKRRGFVFPCGEIYGGTRSAWDYGPLGVELKENIKRQWWRSMVTGRDDVVGLDSSIILPRETWVASGHVGTFTDPLTECLSCHKRHRQDHLQEAVADKAAKKGQEIDPDSIPMSEIVCPDCGTRGQWTEAREFNMMLKTYLGVIEDESGLHYLRPETAQGIFINFNNVLQTSRKKPPFGIAQTGKSFRNEITPGNFIFRTREFEQMEMEFFVKPGEDEDWHQYWIDERTRWYTDLGINPDNLRHFEHPQDKLSHYSKRTVDIEYRFNFAGSEWGELEGIANRTDYDLTSHSKHSGTDLVFYDQANNERYTPYVIEPAAGLSRSIMTFLVDAYAEDEAPNAKGGVDKRTVLRLDHRLAPVKAAVLPLSRNADLSPKARDLAAQLRKSWNVDFDDSQAIGKRYRRQDEIGTPYCITVDFDTLEDNAVTIRERDTMAQERVSIDQVEAWLAPRLLGS, encoded by the coding sequence ATGGCCAAGCAGACCTCCACCGTGGACACCGTCGTCAACCTCTGCAAGCGCAGGGGCTTCGTCTTCCCGTGCGGTGAGATCTACGGCGGTACCCGCTCCGCGTGGGACTACGGACCGCTCGGTGTCGAGCTCAAGGAGAACATCAAGCGCCAGTGGTGGCGCTCGATGGTCACCGGCCGCGACGACGTCGTCGGCCTCGACTCCTCGATCATCCTGCCGCGCGAGACCTGGGTCGCCTCGGGTCACGTCGGCACCTTCACCGACCCGCTCACCGAGTGCCTCAGCTGCCACAAGCGCCACCGCCAGGACCACCTGCAGGAGGCCGTGGCCGACAAGGCGGCGAAGAAGGGTCAGGAGATCGACCCCGACAGCATCCCGATGAGCGAGATCGTCTGCCCCGACTGCGGCACGCGCGGCCAGTGGACCGAGGCCCGCGAGTTCAACATGATGCTCAAGACCTATCTCGGCGTCATCGAGGACGAGTCCGGGCTGCACTACCTGCGCCCCGAGACCGCCCAGGGCATCTTCATCAACTTCAACAACGTCCTGCAGACCTCGCGCAAGAAGCCGCCCTTCGGCATCGCGCAGACCGGCAAGTCCTTCCGCAACGAGATCACGCCGGGCAACTTCATCTTCCGCACCCGCGAGTTCGAGCAGATGGAGATGGAGTTCTTCGTCAAGCCGGGCGAGGACGAGGACTGGCACCAGTACTGGATCGACGAGCGCACCCGCTGGTACACCGATCTGGGCATCAACCCCGACAACCTGCGCCACTTCGAGCACCCGCAGGACAAGCTGAGCCACTACTCCAAGCGCACCGTCGACATCGAGTACCGGTTCAACTTCGCGGGCAGCGAGTGGGGCGAGCTCGAGGGCATCGCCAACCGCACCGACTACGACCTGACGAGCCACAGCAAGCACTCGGGTACCGACCTCGTCTTCTACGACCAGGCCAACAACGAGCGCTACACGCCCTACGTCATCGAGCCGGCGGCCGGTCTGTCCCGCTCGATCATGACCTTCCTCGTCGACGCCTACGCCGAGGACGAGGCCCCCAATGCCAAGGGCGGCGTCGACAAGCGCACCGTGCTGCGCCTCGACCACCGGCTCGCCCCGGTCAAGGCCGCGGTCCTGCCGCTGTCGCGCAACGCCGACCTCTCGCCCAAGGCGCGCGACCTCGCCGCGCAGCTGCGCAAGAGCTGGAACGTCGACTTCGACGACTCGCAGGCCATCGGCAAGCGCTACCGCCGCCAGGACGAGATCGGCACGCCCTACTGCATCACCGTCGACTTCGACACCCTCGAGGACAACGCGGTCACCATCCGTGAGCGCGACACGATGGCGCAGGAGCGGGTCTCCATCGACCAGGTCGAGGCCTGGCTCGCGCCCAGGCTCCTCGGCTCCTGA
- a CDS encoding DUF6703 family protein: MSSSSSRRPEPVATTAFERASLPVTRVIAGLPPAVPVLVVLALVLVGAFIGSWGAIPLGLVALFLLWMLALSWPRLTGTERLMRVAVILLVVALTIVKIVPR; encoded by the coding sequence GTGTCCAGCAGCTCCTCCCGCCGTCCCGAGCCCGTCGCGACCACCGCCTTCGAGCGCGCCAGCCTCCCGGTCACCCGCGTCATCGCCGGGCTGCCTCCCGCCGTGCCGGTCCTCGTCGTCCTCGCGCTCGTGCTCGTCGGCGCCTTCATCGGCTCATGGGGCGCGATCCCGCTGGGCCTCGTCGCCCTCTTCCTGCTGTGGATGCTCGCCCTGAGCTGGCCCCGACTGACCGGCACCGAGCGGCTCATGCGGGTCGCCGTCATCCTGCTCGTCGTCGCCCTGACGATCGTCAAGATCGTCCCCCGCTGA